AGAACGGCACAAGTTAGGGCAGAGCATATTCCTTTCGATGGCTGGCTTTGCTCCGGCGTTCGGGATGATCGGGACGCTGATTGGCCTGATTCAGATGCTGCAGTCGCTCGACAATCCGGCGCAACTCGGCTTTGGGATGGCTACGGCCCTCATCACCACGTTTTACGGCGCGATGGCGGCTTACCTCTTCTTCCTGCCGCTGGCGGGCAAACTGGCTAATCGCTCGCGGGAGGAACTGCTGGCGAAGGAACTGGTGTTGGAAGGGATCTTCGCCATTCAGAACGGGGACAATCCGCGGATAGTGCGCGAGAAGTTGATGACCTATATTGCACCGAAATCTCGTGTGTTGCTGCCGGTGCCGCAGCGGGTGCGGGAACGATGAGCCGGTTTCCGACGCCGAACAGCGGCTTCCGCAGCCGTCGCGGATCCGCTGACAAAGACGACGATAAGGCTACCAAGTGGGCTATCACCTACGGCGATATGATGTCGCTGTTGCTCTGCTTTTTCATCGCTATCGTCTCCTTTTCGACGATTGAGATCGAGCGCTACCGCGCCGCAATGAGTTCGTTTCGCAGCGCACTGCAGACCCCGATTACCAAGAGCCGGTCAGCCGCCGAGCCGCTTAGTCCGCCGTTGCCAACCAGGGAAGTGGCCGAGGCGGCTGAAGAGGTTGAGCAACTTGCCATTCAAGCCGGGCTGGAACAAGGCGTCGAACTGCAGACCTCGCCGGAGGGCATCAAAATCATTTTGACCGATCCGGTTACCTTCGACGAAGGCTCGGACGAACTGAAACCGGGCGCGGCGAGTTTTCTGACGGGAATTGCAGGAATGCCGGCGGTGAAGAAGGCGGGGTCGGTGCAGATCGAAGGTCATACCGACGACACGCCAATCCGGACCGCGCGATTTCCATCGAACTGGGAACTCTCGGCCGCGCGGGCGCTGCGGGTCCTGAGGCTCTTTCAAAGTCAGGGGCTTGCACCGGAGAAATTAGCCGCCTTAGGCTACGGCGAATACCGGCCCCGGAAGCGACTAACATACGGCGCTACCAGGGAGGAGAAGCGGGTCAACCGGCGGGTTGAGATATACATCCGGCAACAGGAACCTCCTGCGACCGGCCTCTTCAGCCGCATGCCGGCTCAGTGGCGAGAGCCGGAATGGGGTGAATGAGCAAGGTGTGTCCAGTGCCAGGTAACAAGTTACAAGATTGCAGGAGAGGCATACATCTTGACCGGTCGGACTCGGCTCAGAAGTATTGGCGCCGCCTCCATAACCGGCCGGATTGCTTCTTCCTTGCTCGGTTGAAGCAACGAGCCTAATAATATGAATCAACCCAATGTCGAGCGTGTAACCGTCCCCGAACCGGGTGGCGGCAGCGCTCCAGCCAAAAAGAAGAGCCCGGTCGGGCTTATCGTCATCATCGTGGCGGTGCTCGGAGGCGGCTTTGCGGCCTGGAAGTTCCTTCCGATTTTTCATAAGCCGCATCTTTCCGCCGAAGCCGATACGATGCAGACGACCGGACAGCCGCCTCCCTTCGGCGAAGTGGTGATCCTCGAAGACCTGATCATCAATCCGGTCGGCAGCCGGCGCGTCTTTATGTGTTCAGTCGGCATCGAAGTCAAAGACGTTGAAAAAGCCAAGGAAGTGCGCAAGCGCGAATCGCTCCTGCGCGACAACCTGCTGACGCTCTTTTCTTCTCAGCCGATGGAGGTCTTGATCGACATCAAGTATCGCCAGGCCTTTCGCGCCCGGGTCAAGAAGATCATGGACTACCAGTTGGGAGCAGGAGTAGTGAATCGAGTCTTCTTCGAAAAGTGGGTGTTTCAATAGGCTCAAGGCACTACGGACTGTCCGGGTATGCGCCGGGGTGTGCCGTCGGGTGTCCTCACCCGACGGGAAGTTATTGACAATAAATGCATGCTAGTGTCAGGTGAGACACCTGACACCACGATTTCAATTCGGCAACAGCGGATGCGCAGGCGGAATGTGACTGCGGCAGGACTGGATGTAGAGTTCGCCATTCTTACGGCAAGTCGGAACGTCCGGCTCCACAATAGGGTTCACTTTCAGCGATGAGCAAGATACTAACCCAGGAAGAGATCGACGCACTGCTATCGACCGTAGCGCCTCAAGGCATAGGTAGTGAAGGCGACGAACGGCGCGTCCAACTATACGATTTCAAGCACCCCGAGCGGATCTCGAAGGATCAACTGCGCACCCTGCGGACGATCCACGACAACTTCGCGCGGCTGATCGGGACGCAACTTTCAACGCAGCTCCGGACGCTCGTCGATGTGAACCTCCTGGCGATAGATCAGGTGACGTTCACCGAATATTCGATGTCGATTCGCGTCCCGGGCGCGCTCTACATCCTAAAGATGGAAGAGATATCGGGGAAGGGGATCTTCGAAGTCAGTCCGCAGTTCATTCTCTTCACTGTGGACCGGCTGTTGGGGGGATTCGGCGACGCCAACATCGAGCCGCGCGAGATCACCGTCGTCGAGCAGAATGTCGCGCAACGGGTCATCCACACCATGGTGCACTCGCTGAATGAAGTCTGGTCAGGCGTCCAACCGCTTGGCTTAAAGATCGACGGGTTCGAAGCCGACCCACAATTCGTCCAGATCGCACGGGCATCGGACTCACTGGCGATCGTCTACTTCGAGGTGCGGGTGCGCGGGACGACTTTTCCGCTCAATTTCGTCTTCCCTTACTACTCGCTGGAATTGATACTCAGTAAACTGACTGCGCAGTCGATGGCGGTCCTGGCTGCGCGGCATACCGAAGAGGCTGACAGCCGGGCGGTGCGGGAGCGGATCGTGGCATCGAAACTGCCGCTGAAGGCGGTATTAGCCAATACCGCGCTCAAGGTCCGCGACCTGATCGCGCTCGAGACCGACGACCTGTTGCAGTTTGACAAGCGGACTTCGGAGCCGGTCGAAGTGCGAGTCTCTGAGAAACTAAAGTTCTTCGGCTCGCCCGGACGGGCGGGCAGCCGCCGCGCCGTGCAGATTATCCGGCGCGTAACTCCCGAAGAGGAGATCATATATGAATAATCAGAATGATTTGGTCGAAGCAGCATCGTCGCTGCAAGCCTTCCTGGTCAAGGTTGCCTCGCGGATCGAATCGACCTTTGCTGCGATGCTCGAACGTCCGGTCAAGGTCGCATTTGGGGATCCGGTTCACATTTCGATGGGAGATG
This is a stretch of genomic DNA from Calditrichota bacterium. It encodes these proteins:
- the fliM gene encoding flagellar motor switch protein FliM; protein product: MSKILTQEEIDALLSTVAPQGIGSEGDERRVQLYDFKHPERISKDQLRTLRTIHDNFARLIGTQLSTQLRTLVDVNLLAIDQVTFTEYSMSIRVPGALYILKMEEISGKGIFEVSPQFILFTVDRLLGGFGDANIEPREITVVEQNVAQRVIHTMVHSLNEVWSGVQPLGLKIDGFEADPQFVQIARASDSLAIVYFEVRVRGTTFPLNFVFPYYSLELILSKLTAQSMAVLAARHTEEADSRAVRERIVASKLPLKAVLANTALKVRDLIALETDDLLQFDKRTSEPVEVRVSEKLKFFGSPGRAGSRRAVQIIRRVTPEEEIIYE